The proteins below are encoded in one region of Oreochromis niloticus isolate F11D_XX linkage group LG6, O_niloticus_UMD_NMBU, whole genome shotgun sequence:
- the arhgap19 gene encoding rho GTPase-activating protein 19 isoform X2 has translation MATSKAADENTENRSNTVYSMVINHEESPGASCAGRPPVIFNPDFFVEKLRHENPDVFLELVLSNITRLIDLPGSEFAQLLGEDSPKTPTGGNGGFFRSFNFLKRKDKGLVFGTCLTESCMAQMYKLIEYLSKNLHVEGLFRVPGNSVRQQALKELLNSGADFSLESGDFHPNDAATLLKTFLGELPEPLLTHRHFHAHLKIADMTLFDEQGNKTPIPNKERQIEALQLLFLLLPQANRSLLKLLLDLLYHTAKQQDKNKMSSFNLALMFAPHVLWPRHMTAGDLKDNLKKLNSSMAFLIKHSQKLFRAPVYLREYTRMHFIGTKALQTKDDLELLATSSSPAQRTVLPLKRAAALGPGSQEQCQSPANQYTEEALKELFRHVHHNMPDSAKKKKLVRQLVKQTNSGTRTNEGSQVPPAPSKKHLRSRSFGGLIKRKARAEQLTAERRVRHISPDALTRTVRKSDKENDILQAVNSPLSGPVLGKAGLVVKNPDFAFHKEKALKVSKKDSPSASRMCCSPSQEISL, from the exons ATGGCTACGAGTAAAGCTGCagatgaaaacacagaaaatagaaG CAATACAGTGTACAGTATGGTGATCAACCATGAGGAATCTCCCGGGGCTTCTTGTGCTGGCCGACCACCAGTCATCTTCAACCCAGACTTTTTTGTCGAGAAACTCCGCCACGAGAACCCAGATGTTTTCCTGGAGCTGGTGCTCAGTAACATTACTAGACTTATTGATCTTCCTGGGTCAGAGTTTGCACAGCTTCTGGGAGAGGACAGCCCCAAAACCCCAACAGGCGGAAATGGAGGATTTTTCCGTTCTTTCAACTTTCTTAAACGCAAAG ATAAAGGCCTTGTGTTTGGAACCTGTCTGACAGAAAGCTGCATGGCCCAGATGTACAAGCTTATTGAATACCTCAGTAAAA ATCTGCATGTTGAGGGATTGTTTCGAGTGCCTGGAAACAGTGTTCGACAGCAGGCCCTGAAGGAGCTCCTCAACAGTGGGGCTGATTTCAGCCTGGAGTCTGGGGACTTTCATCCCAACGATGCGGCCACGCTGCTGAAGACTTTCCTGGGAGAGCTGCCGGAGCCCCTGCTGACACACAGGCACTTTCATGCTCACCTCAAAATAGCTG ACATGACTTTGTTTGATGAACAAGGCAACAAGACCCCAATACCCAACAAGGAGCGTCAGATTGAAGCCCTGCAACTTCTTTTCCTGCTCCTACCTCAGGCCAACCGCTCACTGCTCAAACTGCTGCTGGACCTGCTTTATCACACCGCCAAGCAGCAGGACAAGAACAAGATGTCCTCCTTCAACCTGGCCCTCATGTTTGCTCCACATGTCCTCTGGCCGCGACAT ATGACAGCTGGTGACCTTAAAGACAATCTgaagaaactaaacagcagcatGGCTTTTCTCATCAAACACTCACAGAAACTCTTCAGG GCCCCAGTCTACCTGCGGGAATACACTCGAATGCATTTCATTGGGACCAAGGCTCTGCAGACCAAG GATGATCTGGAGCTTCTGGCGACCAGCAGCTCTCCTGCTCAGCGGACAGTACTACCTCTGAAGAGGGCAGCTGCTCTGGGCCCCGGCTCTCAGGAGCAGTGTCAGTCACCAGCTAACCAATATACAGAGGAGGCTTTGAAGGAGCTCTTCAGACACGTCCACCACAACATGCCAGACTCTGCCAAGAAGAAGAAACTTGTTAGACAG TTAGTCAAACAGACAAACTCTGGGACACGTACCAATGAGGGCAGCCAGGTCCCTCCAGCTCCCAGCAAGAAACACCTGCGTTCCCGCTCCTTTGGTGGCCTCATCAAG CGCAAAGCTCGAGCTGAACAGctgacagcagagagacgagtaaGGCACATCTCTCCTGATGCTCTCACCAGAACTGTAAGAAAATCTGATAAAGAGAACGACATCTTACAAGCA GTAAACAGCCCTCTGAGTGGTCCTGTGTTGGGAAAAGCAGGACTAGTAGTAAAAAACCCAGATTTTGCTTTTCACAAAGAAAAAGCTCTGAAGGTTTCCAAG AAGGACTCACCCTCAGCGTCCAGGATGTGTTGCTCTCCTTCTCAGGAGATCTCATTGTAA
- the arhgap19 gene encoding rho GTPase-activating protein 19 isoform X1 produces MATSKAADENTENRSNTVYSMVINHEESPGASCAGRPPVIFNPDFFVEKLRHENPDVFLELVLSNITRLIDLPGSEFAQLLGEDSPKTPTGGNGGFFRSFNFLKRKDKGLVFGTCLTESCMAQMYKLIEYLSKNLHVEGLFRVPGNSVRQQALKELLNSGADFSLESGDFHPNDAATLLKTFLGELPEPLLTHRHFHAHLKIADMTLFDEQGNKTPIPNKERQIEALQLLFLLLPQANRSLLKLLLDLLYHTAKQQDKNKMSSFNLALMFAPHVLWPRHMTAGDLKDNLKKLNSSMAFLIKHSQKLFRAPVYLREYTRMHFIGTKALQTKDDLELLATSSSPAQRTVLPLKRAAALGPGSQEQCQSPANQYTEEALKELFRHVHHNMPDSAKKKKLVRQLVKQTNSGTRTNEGSQVPPAPSKKHLRSRSFGGLIKRKARAEQLTAERRVRHISPDALTRTVRKSDKENDILQAVNSPLSGPVLGKAGLVVKNPDFAFHKEKALKVSKGLLQQIAFLRLTLSQPSACSPSLHS; encoded by the exons ATGGCTACGAGTAAAGCTGCagatgaaaacacagaaaatagaaG CAATACAGTGTACAGTATGGTGATCAACCATGAGGAATCTCCCGGGGCTTCTTGTGCTGGCCGACCACCAGTCATCTTCAACCCAGACTTTTTTGTCGAGAAACTCCGCCACGAGAACCCAGATGTTTTCCTGGAGCTGGTGCTCAGTAACATTACTAGACTTATTGATCTTCCTGGGTCAGAGTTTGCACAGCTTCTGGGAGAGGACAGCCCCAAAACCCCAACAGGCGGAAATGGAGGATTTTTCCGTTCTTTCAACTTTCTTAAACGCAAAG ATAAAGGCCTTGTGTTTGGAACCTGTCTGACAGAAAGCTGCATGGCCCAGATGTACAAGCTTATTGAATACCTCAGTAAAA ATCTGCATGTTGAGGGATTGTTTCGAGTGCCTGGAAACAGTGTTCGACAGCAGGCCCTGAAGGAGCTCCTCAACAGTGGGGCTGATTTCAGCCTGGAGTCTGGGGACTTTCATCCCAACGATGCGGCCACGCTGCTGAAGACTTTCCTGGGAGAGCTGCCGGAGCCCCTGCTGACACACAGGCACTTTCATGCTCACCTCAAAATAGCTG ACATGACTTTGTTTGATGAACAAGGCAACAAGACCCCAATACCCAACAAGGAGCGTCAGATTGAAGCCCTGCAACTTCTTTTCCTGCTCCTACCTCAGGCCAACCGCTCACTGCTCAAACTGCTGCTGGACCTGCTTTATCACACCGCCAAGCAGCAGGACAAGAACAAGATGTCCTCCTTCAACCTGGCCCTCATGTTTGCTCCACATGTCCTCTGGCCGCGACAT ATGACAGCTGGTGACCTTAAAGACAATCTgaagaaactaaacagcagcatGGCTTTTCTCATCAAACACTCACAGAAACTCTTCAGG GCCCCAGTCTACCTGCGGGAATACACTCGAATGCATTTCATTGGGACCAAGGCTCTGCAGACCAAG GATGATCTGGAGCTTCTGGCGACCAGCAGCTCTCCTGCTCAGCGGACAGTACTACCTCTGAAGAGGGCAGCTGCTCTGGGCCCCGGCTCTCAGGAGCAGTGTCAGTCACCAGCTAACCAATATACAGAGGAGGCTTTGAAGGAGCTCTTCAGACACGTCCACCACAACATGCCAGACTCTGCCAAGAAGAAGAAACTTGTTAGACAG TTAGTCAAACAGACAAACTCTGGGACACGTACCAATGAGGGCAGCCAGGTCCCTCCAGCTCCCAGCAAGAAACACCTGCGTTCCCGCTCCTTTGGTGGCCTCATCAAG CGCAAAGCTCGAGCTGAACAGctgacagcagagagacgagtaaGGCACATCTCTCCTGATGCTCTCACCAGAACTGTAAGAAAATCTGATAAAGAGAACGACATCTTACAAGCA GTAAACAGCCCTCTGAGTGGTCCTGTGTTGGGAAAAGCAGGACTAGTAGTAAAAAACCCAGATTTTGCTTTTCACAAAGAAAAAGCTCTGAAGGTTTCCAAG gggttgcTACAGCAGATCGCCTTCCTCCGTCTCACCCTATCCCAGCCCTCTGCATGTTCTCCGTCACTACATAGTTGA